ttctttttcattttccctaacgaaaacaaaaaaaaatctatggCGCGTCTGATTTACTTCACCTTATAGGCTAAATTGAATATTCCGAGCCCTCAGCTATAAACCGCTATAAACTaagctaagaaaaaaaaggtgcacATTTATTCAGTTGTTTCGtcgatcatttctttttctccccgcAACAATAAGCGTCTTTCCgcgtctttcttctttcacgaaatttattttaagattttattttttgggactAGAGGGGATTAAAAGATGACGGGTCAcgaaagggttttttttcccgctctccatcctttttttttatgtttcatacattaaaaaaaaatgtaacgcTCAGTTAATAACACGTGAACGCGATTGGAAGGGGTTTATTTCACCGggagaagaataataataaaaaatgtaaattttcacGAGGCCATTGAACTGATAATCCTCGTAGTTATTTATTTGTCGGATAGATTTTTGTTGGtaactgctgctgggctgatGTAGGTGTGTTCTATCCTCCTCTCGATCGGTCTCTCGATCGACATTGGTGTAGAAATAATTTATAGGACCCTACAACAAAtagacagaaaaaacaaacatgtgcAGGTTTGAAAAGCGCACGATCTCAATTTTCGGGACAGAAATGTTTCGTTACgtaactttaaaaaacaaaacaaaaatgaataaatcaaagacgagagaaaaaggaaagaaaaaactctgTCGGTGGCCATCGGTTGGATTCGTTTTTCCTCGTTAGAATTCCCCCCTCAATTTTctcggcaacaacaacaaccttgcGGTTGGGTAACTATGTGGGTACGTGGCTTCTGCCAATAAATGCGATCGcagtctgaaaaaaaaaagaaacacgaaaaatatggaaatacAAGTAGCAAGTTCATggtgaaaaaaacaataaaacaaacaaaaccaactgATTATAAATTCTAATAGACTTCGTGATTGCCGATATAATACCGGCTATACTAGTCTACAGCACGCAGTGTATATAAGGGGTAccaatgtttgtttttgggttggctacaattttttttttctttttattgccaccggatttttgtttttcttttgttttattatttttattggtttattatttatttgaattattttttttttgtttcttgtctttctttattttaacgttctctttattttttaaatataataaacagGTTCACTACCAACCTGGCTTTATGCCGGTCATTCCGATCTATGGCGAAGATATGGCCACCAGTGGCAGCACCAGAAGCGTCCGCGATAAAGGTaagaaaacaccaaaaaattaCGATAATATTCAACCTCGTTTCGTTGTCTCATGTTTATCTCATTTTATTAGCTGTTAACATGTGGGAATCGTTGTTCGCCGACGCCCACACAGtgacctctctctctctctctccatttctttttctttcccctcttATTGTATGTCTTGAAAGCTCGAGCGCGacctttccttttgtttctaaaCTAtagaacccccccccccctatatactttttctctcttattactGTATATACAGACTCATAACGGAATGGCCGCGCTCTCTCGTTATTCAACCATTTGACTCCGACCACCccccagtctctttttctatatactCCCGTTGTGTTGCGTATATTTATACAATGACTTCAACAGTTCAACTCTCTTCCAGTCCCAGCCAAATGTAGCAAAAGGCAGATGACCCGCTGGAGATGTGcacaacagaaaaaacaacaaggacTCGTTGCTGTTATTACATGAAGCTCTCGACACTCTACTACTATATTCCAATCAAATTGTAGAGATACAAAAGATCATTCACTGATGTATTGCAAAGgggaaagtaaaaataaatttccggATGATATACGTGATCGATAACTATATATGTGTGGATGTGTTTGGGTGCATGTTTGATGGCACGTTTCAAGCGAGTCTAAAAGTTGATAGATTGATGATTGCGATCCGTTTGATTACATGGCCAGCAGTAACTTATTGTCGAGGTTGAGCCATACTACATCGTGTTTAATTgtaccttttttgttttctaggtTTAGGCCGAGAGATATTCTCTCTCTGCACAAGGCAAGGGAGTTGAAAAGCTGCTGGCGGCACTAGTGTCATGTGACACGAACAAATAACGCAGGCGCGATAGTGTAGCAAGCCATCACACATCACGTACGCCGCTCgctcttttttcattgaagAGTTAATGAAACTGGAAATCAGCATTCCGTCAGCGATCTGTGACTAAATAGTCACGCAGTTAGcctatctctctttctctctctatgtgtgtgtgcatgtgcTGTGTTTGATGCCGCTGGCCGGTTTTTCTCCCTGTCGTCAtgtttaaacttttattttatacttgGTCGAAATGATGAAGGAGCGTGAAAAAAGTTCTCGCTCAGTCGCCTGATCGTTTATGGCAATTTCATCGCTCTCAGCAGCACAGATCATTGCGATCAAATAAACGGGTTATTATAAATATGAAACACTTGTGAATAAACACATTGTGTTGCTGATaatggccatttttttgttcgaaGAGCATTTCACATCACAGACAAAATGGCCGAGaaataacacaaacaaacacataagagaaaagaaagagagagaatgacTTTATTATATAGGTTTAGTTTTCCATACAGATTTACGGCCAAGGCTTCGCGGCGGAGCTAacaaacttttctctttttttccttcgctGATGCtgataggaggaggaggaccaggaaaaagaaaaagaagaaaaaacaaaagatgaagaggGAAAACAAATCGAGAAGAGTCTTCTATTATATCTAAACAtttaaacaagaagaagaaaaaccttttaaGCCTCTTCTCGTCTCTCCAGCACACATCATCCTGATGCGGCCTCCTTTGGTCCCATACAACCCCATAATAACCTTTACATGGatctgttcttttttgttcttttcagtCCTTCGACGCCCGTTATGGTGCTGGGCCTGCTGGATCTTGTTGAGCCCTGACGGAAGTAATTTCAAACAACAATTAAGATCAAGACGGGCGCCCAGCCAGCTCGATGAAGGAATGACAACTCAATCGcagttatacacacacacgcggccATACAACAGCAGACGCTGTTGGCCAGCAGAGCGGAGGCTGCATagggtttttatttgtttccttcttctttttgtttttcctgtgtgtttcttttcttatttccctgCTGCTGATGGTCCAGCCTAGAAGGAACAGGAAACAAAAGCTCagcgaagaaaataaatcaatggcTATATAGCCTACAGCATAGGCTTCATCTTTCAGTTCCTCCTCTTTTGGGCTGTCGCCTCTCTTATGTGCGTGGATGTGTATATACTCGCGGCCCAGTAGCAGTCAAAAAGGTATgccgtatgtgtgtgtatacactttttttttggtcccAGCAGAGCTGTTGGATGCGGCATGTGCTGCTCTCGCCCTCTTGttattctccttttgttttggaatGAATTCCGTCTATTTCCATTGTCTACATTGTCGTCAGCTTATTGTGCTGTGAGATGTTGTGCGGCCCTCCGCTGTTGCTTGGCTGTCTGATTGCGTCTAAATCATCACGGCCAGTCTAAAAATGAAGTCCAGCACAACACATTTTGGGAATCTCTCCTAAAAATATAtacgagaagagaaaaataaattaaaaaaaaaaatgtccagcaGCCGCTAAACCGGTCGGAGTATATTTGGGGGGATCCCGACTATTAAAATTATTCTGGGTCGTGCATGATTATTAGTATACATGCAGCTGATGacttatataaatatatcagcagccaaagTGGATGGCCATATAATTTtcgagttttttaaaaaatatcaatacaTTTTTGGATTTGTCTGCGATGTTGACTGCGTGTTCCAGTTCAAAGAAGAACGGCCACCCAGTGCGCGCCAGTCCCTTAATTTTTTCGAAACGACACACAagcgactgaaaaaaaaacgaaaactcCCAACCGATGCCAAAGATCAAAAAGAGAGATTATATTCATCAAACTGTCATCATTAAAATCCATCAAAACTCGTACGATATAATATaaattccagtttttttctttacagattTCTCGATTAGAAAttggaatatttcaaaacaaaacccatcaaccatttttggaaaatgacGAAAGATTAAAAAGAGTAGTACAAGGCCTATTACTTTAGTTTTCACCCAACGACAGACAGACATAATCGCTATATTCCCGATATATTTTAGTGGCAATGACCGGGGcacagtctctctctcaccgTCTGCTGGGCGACAATGCGGTGATAGTTATGTGACGAAACGATAAATATAATAGAATAAGATGCACACATATAATACACTCAATATAATATATGGTATAGGCCTAacattatatttaaatattaaatcaaaatttttgttttaattcatttcaaattcattgccaacagacaaagatttttttcgcATTGATTGCTTCTATTCTTATGGCGGGAGTTCCCGGCTATAAGCCGGGCCGCCATATGATATCATTGGTTCTTTATACGTGCTTATAAGCACGTTTAGAACACCCACGACACTCACAAATGAATTCAGCATGAGATCATTTTCCATATTTGAATATAAACTTTGTGCAATGATATGTAACAATAcctacaaaaatatttttttcacagaTAAAACCTGAAATGTCACGGAATTGGATCAAGTTGGCATTATAATGCGACCCGTCACCGTCAGTAATACTTGATGACGACTTCAACTGAGAATGTGATTTTTACTTGACTATATATGCGTATAGGCATATATGGTATAGGGCTAAGAACTTAATGTTTTTGGGATGTTGAAGTAGAAGTATTAATTCAGATGTACAAATTCAAGTAAAATAGACCTCTTTGTGTGACAGCATGAGTGTAATAATTCGTAATCATAATAGGCATGTACTAACATGATTGTTCGTAAAAGAACAACCCCATTGGCCATTGCCCATTCAGATTTCAAATACTCTAGACGCTCTAGTATAGTATATATCATTGCGATTTAATGCATTTGGCATAATTATGCATGACATTTTCCTTTGATGGGCTTGGCCAGCACGTGGCCATTCAATATCTTGTCTGCTACGTTTCATTTGTTCCAGAATCAAGTAAACCATTTGCTTATTTATTCGTTTACGTTCGGTGCACTGTGAAACCCTAGATCGCAGCAACACGAGCGCTAGCATAGAATAGCTACCGAGAGCGAGACCTCGAAACACGGGATTCACGCACTGTGCATGTGTAGCCTTGGTTTCTTGTTACCGTAAACTCGTCTCGTAACCGCGGAGGAATCTCATTGCCATAGCAGCTAGggccaatcaaaatgaattaatgagCAGCATGAAGAGAATAATCAAAGAGAGACGAGCTCTATTACCCGAAAAAAGATAATCGCCCTTAAATAGATCAAAACTGATGATCGCCTTCAATATTCGTTGAGTCGTGATGACGtcaatttcttctctctctctctctctctctctacagcGCGGCCGGGACTTGTCGTAATAAGCGACGGCGCCAAAAGGGCGCTGCTGCAGCACGAGCCTTGTTATTATACATGATTATttctctatttatttttttcgagatTTTTTGGCTGGCAGCATTAAGCTATAGCTGTCGTGCGCTCAATCGAAAGCCATTAACAACAGCAACCCGAAAAGAGCAGGAGCAGCCGCGAAAATCTACGACCTCTCTTTATAATATCTCCGTAATACGATATgtctttctcctctttctcacTTCCCCCCTTCGCGTCTATGATGTATACTTGGATAGGCCAGCAGCGCCCATGCAGACCCGCTGCTCCATGActggtaggcctatatataatACGCGATAATACGTATTAATATCGAAGTCGGCGTGCGCTAACCCAAGAAAGTTGGTCACTATTCCACGATTAAAAGGCCAATTTCACACAACAATAGAGCCTCTCCCCCGAGCGGCTGATGAAGACTCGGCGGACAATGGAGTGACGTCGTGGAGCGTCGCCGCCGCACGGCCCAGCAACAACATCCACCGACAAAGTCCACAACACTGACACCAAAGAGTACAAACAGTTTAATAAAGCAGATACCGCTCGCTCGCTCTCTTTCACCGCagcaattaattatttgcgcATTATCTGAATCAAATATGCTAACAAATAAGCAaaaagccccccccccctccaaaaaaaaaaataaataaatatgagCCTGTGCTGAGGTAGTATTGCGGGTGAATGCTACTGCTGGGTTGTTTCCATTGATGGTGAATGGCACCGCCGGGGTTGGGCCTATATAGTCGGACACATTTGTCCGTCTCCTGGCGCCGGCCGGCCGATCTCCTCCCACCGCCATGTCCCATGGTCCCCATCGTGCGCTGGCTCTTTTCACCCATAAACCTTTTTCTCCCTAGtccaatcaaaaaaagaagatatatatatagtccTCTCTAttctgtattatatatatttaacgATATTTAACTGCTTTCGGTGGTGGCTGCTGGGATACAATGTTTtatcaattgaattattatacagctccgttatttttttaaattttcgtccCCTTGTCTCTACGGTTATGAGCCGGCCACAAAGAAGGGAGGGGGCAAAGAAGTAAgcaacacacaagaaaatatACTGTACATTtagagagagatgaaaaaagggaaaatgaggTTATTGATGATTGCATGGGGTCGCAAGAAgtgttaaaagaagaaaggtcGTCGACGCTGACTTGTTTGCATTCCACATAACATTTAGGCTCCCAGTGTAAAAAATCAATCACGAATAGGATATCAATTTTGACTGCTGTGGTCGAAAAGAATGTAGAGGCTACTAGCCTACTAGGGGGTCTTTGGACGACACCGGAACATGAACAGAAAAAATCTTGCTGGGAATGCGGAATCATCCCATCCAGCAGCATCTTGTTCTATAATCGTGTTATAGTCACAGGCTTCGAAAGTTGATCGTACATATATCAAGTATACATAGTATATTTGCTGTAATGCACACTTTGAACGTATAGACGCGGATGAATGCGACCAATGCACTACATTTCGTGCCAGGGCATCAGCCGAATTTTCCCTcgagagtcgagagagagaatgggaATGCAGCACGTCAAAAATTCTCGTGCATCTCTCTCGGCGGTTCTCTACTATTAATTAATAGATCGTGTCaagctttttatttcttcttcttcttccgttccTTGCGGCGTCGCGCGCGGGCATCAGCAGGGGCGGCCATGCAGAAGCGGTGCCGGCCCGAGAGAGAGCGGCCAGATCCTCCCCGACTGTCACGGAGTCTGGACGTCGGGAGATTTtgattgttggttttttattcttctttcctttcgtCGCCACCCTCCTCAATCCTCACTCCCCCGTGTCTCTCTCGACTTAATTTGGCCCAGCCAATGCGTGAGTGCCGGGCCGTACGGAAATATCACGCTGGGACTGCGTGGGACTGGGTGTGGTTGgttcccaatttttttctttctggtggATAAATGACATCAGACGCAAAAAACCTACGACGAActgttgaagaaaataaaaataaaattaagttttgTTTAAAGCTGATTCTGCATGTGCAGCACGCATACACAGTTCAAATTGAGGACGCTGTTGGATAATAAATATCAAGTGGATGGCGTCAAAGTCATCCGTCTTCGAGCAGTGATGCACATAGAGGCGcagagatttttcttcttcttcttgggttCCAGCGGGTTCCAGCGCGGCGCAAACTTTCTCCGGCTCTTGTGGGGGCTCTTCTCCTCCTAAGGGCGCCCCCAATCCcgaaatagaaatcaaaataaactcCAACTCAAACACAAgaggaaaggggggggggatgttgAGTAGAACGGAAACGGATGGGGTGGGAGAACGCGTAATAACAAGGAAATATAACTAACACATAAGCACAACACACGGCCCCCGGTGTATGTAGTACCACGCGTTGAATAGGctgttgaatttcaaaatcaatcagagactcttttcctcttttttaaagaaaagaaaattttttttatcgtatAATacaaatagttaaaaaagagTGTTATAATCATAAGGTCCCGTAGCTCATTTGGTAGAGTGCTGGACGGTTGTGCCGTAGCGCCAACCCCTTCCACCGGGTTCCGGCGTCTAACACAGTTAGGCGAGATCGTGTCACCTGCGcgaccaaatttttttccgttttttttttctcctttttttgaagcTCAATATTTCAGCTACACGAATGAATACGGAATTAATAATGGAAATGTCTTTATTGAATTTACGAACTCAACCCCTTATGAATGAGGATGGATGGAAGTGTTCGTTTAAAAGTAGTTACTGAATCaataaagttcaataaacATTTTCCAAGTTTCCGtatattaatttcataaattttcaaCGAATAtgtagtttaaaaaaaatctgatggTTGCACGAACAAAATGTCTGGATCAAACAAGCATCGATCTGAATATTCTATAGCTTTTTTATCTATTAAAAGCAAACTAGACCGATGCTGCCCACGGCAAAAATGTACCCGGTTCAGGCTTCGAAACCtataaaattgtaaaacaaaaaattttgaaattaagcAACTCGGCCATAGCAAAACAACACagaatccaaaaagaaaatgttaatttatAAACCATCTGAATGAGGTGGTCTTTGCAGGCCATTCGAATGCGTTCGGCCGTGGCGGGCGAATTGATTGAGAAGTTTCCGGTTAATCCGGATTCAGTTCTGGCCGAATGGATGGCGTCTTTGATAGCGAAAAACACGCTGGATGCCAAGAATAAAGGTGGCTCTCCAACAGCCTGTCAAAACCAAAGATTATGATGTATATAATCCATcgtaaatgaataaaagaaatggaatctTATACTTTAGAAGAGTAAACAGCATGCGGATTGGGACAGCCTCGAAGAAGAGAGACGTTAAACTCTTCCGGAATGTCATCAGCGGAAGGAATTTTGTAATTAGACGGCCCACGCGTGATGACTTGGCCGTTGGCCGGCGAGAAGAGCGGTTCTTCTAGAGTGAACAAACCCAGTCCTTGAACGAATCCTCCCTCGACTTGGCCTGGACGTAGTCAATCATATTTACTTTTATGACGTCTAATTAAATAGTTTCTCATTTATTCATACCGATATCGATGGCCGGATTCAAACTTTCACCAAGATCCATGACTATATCCGTCCTCAATACACTGTGGTTGCCCGTCAGACAATCGACTTCAACGACGGAACAATAAGCTGCGCCGAAACTAAAATACCGGAAAGGAGACCCGCTGTTGGTGGCGAAATCGTAGCCAATGCCAGGAGTCCTTgacaattcaaatcaaatgaatagttaactatcaatttaaaaataaaaaaaaaaaaacaactaaaaatagTAGAAGCCAGTTGTTGAGAGACTGATGCGCTGGAAATATGCTTGCATGATCCACTCTTGCCAACTTCCGTCCGGATGGGATTTGCGGATGGGCGCTAGTCGATCCACCAGAATTTGACAAGCATTCtacgaataaaaaaggaatgaatgaaatagCCTATCATTATAAATAACGGCCAATAATAATCTCATCACAACGTACAAGAACAGCCATGCCGTTGAGGTCAGATCCGGCGCTGGCTGCCGTGGGCGACGTGTTGGGCACTTTGTCAATCGACGTCTCCGagatgaaaatcaaatcgacGGGAATGTTGAGCGCTCGGCTGGCCACTTGGAGCATTTTCGTGTGCAATCCCTGGCCCATTTCGGTCCCTCCATGGGTCAACAACACCGATCCGTCTTTGTAGACGTGCACCAGAGCTCCGGCTTGGTTGAGAAACAGGGCCGTGAAAGCGATGCCGAACTTGGTGGGAATGATGGCCAGTCCGCGCTTCTTGAATCGGTCGAGTCGATTGAAACTTTCAATTTCCTTCCGGCGGTCTTTCAGGCCAGCCAGAGCTTGGCACTCGTTCCAGCAGCGATCCAGCGTGCAGTAGTCCAGCCGTTGGTTGTAGTGGGTGCTGTCGCCCTCTCGATACAGGTTGAGCGATCGGACGGCCGTGGGATCCAGGCCCAGGTAAGAGGCCACGTCTACCATGACGTTTTCGACGACGGCCATGCCTTGAGGGCCGCCGAAACCGCGGAAGGCCGTGTTGGACGGCAAGTTGGTCCGGCAGACGATTCCGTGACAGCGGAGATTCTCAATGCGGTAGGCGTTGTCGATGTGGAAGACGGCCCTCTCCATGATGCCGCGGGAAAGGTCCATGGTGTTGCCGCCGTTGGAAAAGAGTTGGACGTCGAGGGCCGTCAGCCGGCCGGTCGAATCGAATCCGACTTTGTATTTGGCCAGAAACGGATGGCGGATTCCTGTGCTCATCATGTCCTCGTCACGGTCCAGCATGCAACGGACGGGCCGTTGAAGCCGGTAGGAGGCCACTGCGGCCGGAGCAGCCAGCACGGCCGATCGAGTCTCTTTACCGCCAAACCCGCCGCCCATTCGCTTGACTCGGCAGACGACCCGATTGGCCGGCAGACCCAAAACTTCGGCGACGACTTACTGGACCTCCGATGTTTTGACTATTGACTACGGAATATTCGGAATAAGAACACAGCTCTAGGTGTTATGTGTATATTGAAATGTAGGTCAACTTTCGGTTTATAACTGTATAtgaattaacatttttgcagtaaggaaaaaagattggGGTGAAATTTGATATCTTGTAATATAAGGTATTTGCTTCTTGTTAGTGATTTTTTAATCGAGTGTGGTTACAAACTTACAATTATTGACAATTTGACACGATAACCTTTCCATTTGCTACCAAACTTTATATCTCATTTCTAAACACGTAGACTCAATGACACATCTTTCTACGTTCAATTCCATGCTAGttcataataatttaaaaaattattttcttgaatACGTAAACAGCagtttattttccattttggtgTTACAGCACTTCATTGAATcctaaaatattttatctaTAAAGGTTATTACAAACCCcatgtttttcctttcaaagttcaaatattgATTTTGATCTCGAGCATATTCTCAAATGTTAACAGAAGAAAATTTCTAGTTGCtcagccatttcttttttctatttacatCGAGATTACTACTCATCGAGTATTTGAGTCAAGATTATTACTGAACGTCATTAAAGATCTAATAGCGTTTAAAAATCTATAcgatgataaaaaaaacatagacCCTGTTTGTAAAACGAAAGTGATGATTAAGAGCTGCAGTTATTTTTCTGGAATCAAACGGAATGGATATTGCGTAACATATattaaaaaacttgaaaaattgtttctgcTGTTGTTATTGAGCAATTGATCTAATTTACTTGTTCTTTTCAGCGAATTGATCTCTCAATATACGACGCAGAATCTTGCCCATATTATTTTTGGGAATGGCAGAGCGGAACTCGATGCCTCCTTTAATTTGCTTGTGGGACGAGACCTTGGAGTCGACGAATGCCCGGATTTCAGCATCGCTGACCGACTCCATTCCCGGTTTCTTGACGACGTAGGCTCGAGGAAGTTCACCTGCTTGTTCGTCAGGGATTCCGATAACAGCAGCTTCAGCTACAGCCGGATGGGAAGCCAGAATGTCTTCAAGTTCAGCCGGAGCAACCTGAAAGAGATCAGAATTTTCCGTTAgttcaattcttttattttgtccatcaaaaaatgttaaaattaccTGGAATCCTTTCACTTTGATGAGTTCTTTGAGACGATCGACGATGTAGAAGTTGCCGCCTTCGTCGTAGTAAGCGACATCTCCGGTGCGAAGCCAACCTTCTTCGTCAATCATTTCCTCGGTGGCTTTGGGGTTGTTCAAATATCCTTTCATCACTTGAGGACCAGCAACGTAAAGTTCGCCTTGTTGATAAGGCCCTAGAGCGTGATCGCCGATCTCGTGGTCCACAATTTTGGCTCTTGTCCAAGGAATGGGAGAACCACAAGATCCAAGTTTGACATTTCCGAGTGGAGACATCATAATTCCCGGAGAAGTTTCCGATAGACCATAACCTTTGAATGAATTTGTAATGAATAAACGACGTTGATAAATTTGATTTGGCAAACCATTTAAAATTGCGTACCTTCTTGGAAACTCAAATTGGGAACGTTTAGACGTTCAAGCATTTCGACTGTAGTTTGCGCGCTCAGAGGAGCCGCACCACAGAACACTGTGTGCGCCCGGCTGAAAGATTCCAGTTTCAGACCTGGATATTGGATCAGAAGAGATGCTAGAGGGGGAACAATATGCATCGCAGTTGGCTGTAATGtgcaatcaaatcaaagcATTAATTTCAATCCCGTCTCTTGGTGGttagaataatttaaatatacaTACCTTATGATCATCAATGGCTTTAAAGTAGCTCTGCACGTCAAATTGTGGCAGTGTAACCAACTTGGCGCCAGTTTGGATGCCCGTATTCAATATAATCGTGATGCCGTACGTGTGAAAGAAAGGAAGTAAACAAACGTACGTGTCCTGGTAGTTGGTCGTAGCAAATTGGTGATTGGTGCCTCCCGGTTGCAAAAATTGCATCACGTTTGAAGTCATGTTGAAGTGGGTCAGCATGACACTCTTGGGCAATcctattcaaattaattaatttagttaGTAGAAACTCAAGATTGCACATCATATGGGTGCTTTGCAATCCTTACCGGATGTTCCGCTAGAATGAGGAAGCAAGAAGACATCTTCCTTGACATTAATCTGTGTAAATCAAAGTGTTAATGATTAAAATTCCCGGTACCCTAGATTAGGTTATTATCTTACATCGGGGGTTTCGTTGAAAAGATCTCCAGAGTCTTGCACCATTTGTTGGAAACAAACGGCGCCTTCCTGAGGAGGACCCAATAGAATGACGTGTCGAATAGCTGGACAGAGTCCGGCAACTTGTTTCAGGGTCTCGGCCATTGGAGCGACGCCAAATAGAGCCGTGGCTCCGACAGCAGACAACTGACGAGCCATTTCCTCTGTGGAACAACACAAGAAAATTAGTTGGTTAATCTTTGGCATCCATCAGTCACAGGCTATTATGAAACATTCGTTTATAATACCGGCAGTGAAAGTGGGGTTGACCAAGGAGACGGGCATCCCAGCACCAGAGGCTCCGTACAATACGATGGGGAATTCCGGAATATTTGGCGAAATGATGCCAAAGACTTCGTCTTTCTTGTATCCCATGCGAGTCAATGCGCTTCCAAAACGGCGGATCAACTGGCGCATCATTTCGTAGGTGTACTTG
This window of the Daphnia pulex isolate KAP4 chromosome 5, ASM2113471v1 genome carries:
- the LOC124193527 gene encoding probable 4-coumarate--CoA ligase 1 is translated as MSLHLRSTLQRALLLANQTGTAQKAALCNVPPSPKYKPMPDVSKFENNIVTSPYGECEFHDMTMVQKVFESASRWPNKIAMECGITGRKYTYEMMRQLIRRFGSALTRMGYKKDEVFGIISPNIPEFPIVLYGASGAGMPVSLVNPTFTAEEMARQLSAVGATALFGVAPMAETLKQVAGLCPAIRHVILLGPPQEGAVCFQQMVQDSGDLFNETPDINVKEDVFLLPHSSGTSGLPKSVMLTHFNMTSNVMQFLQPGGTNHQFATTNYQDTYVCLLPFFHTYGITIILNTGIQTGAKLVTLPQFDVQSYFKAIDDHKPTAMHIVPPLASLLIQYPGLKLESFSRAHTVFCGAAPLSAQTTVEMLERLNVPNLSFQEGYGLSETSPGIMMSPLGNVKLGSCGSPIPWTRAKIVDHEIGDHALGPYQQGELYVAGPQVMKGYLNNPKATEEMIDEEGWLRTGDVAYYDEGGNFYIVDRLKELIKVKGFQVAPAELEDILASHPAVAEAAVIGIPDEQAGELPRAYVVKKPGMESVSDAEIRAFVDSKVSSHKQIKGGIEFRSAIPKNNMGKILRRILRDQFAEKNK
- the LOC124193895 gene encoding LOW QUALITY PROTEIN: xanthine dehydrogenase/oxidase-like (The sequence of the model RefSeq protein was modified relative to this genomic sequence to represent the inferred CDS: substituted 2 bases at 2 genomic stop codons), giving the protein MELNSIVKTSEVQXVVAEVLGLPANRVVCRVKRMGGGFGGKETRSAVLAAPAAVASYRLQRPVRCMLDRDEDMMSTGIRHPFLAKYKVGFDSTGRLTALDVQLFSNGGNTMDLSRGIMERAVFHIDNAYRIENLRCHGIVCRTNLPSNTAFRGFGGPQGMAVVENVMVDVASYLGLDPTAVRSLNLYREGDSTHYNQRLDYCTLDRCWNECQALAGLKDRRKEIESFNRLDRFKKRGLAIIPTKFGIAFTALFLNQAGALVHVYKDGSVLLTHGGTEMGQGLHTKMLQVASRALNIPVDLIFISETSIDKVPNTSPTAASAGSDLNGMAVLNACQILVDRLAPIRKSHPDGSWQEWIMQAYFQRISLSTTGFYYFXTPGIGYDFATNSGSPFRYFSFGAAYCSVVEVDCLTGNHSVLRTDIVMDLGESLNPAIDIGQVEGGFVQGLGLFTLEEPLFSPANGQVITRGPSNYKIPSADDIPEEFNVSLLRGCPNPHAVYSSKAVGEPPLFLASSVFFAIKDAIHSARTESGLTGNFSINSPATAERIRMACKDHLIQMVSKPEPGTFLPWAASV